In Scophthalmus maximus strain ysfricsl-2021 chromosome 5, ASM2237912v1, whole genome shotgun sequence, a single window of DNA contains:
- the slc35a3b gene encoding solute carrier family 35 member A3b, producing MVLSPSHSWRLKYVSLGVLVLQTTSLVLTMRYSRTLKEDGPRYLASSAVVAAEVLKVLACTLFVFKESNFNVQAMNQLLKEEIVNKPMETMKLAIPAGIYTLQNNLLYVALSNLDGATYQVTYQLKILTTALFSVSMLGKRLGIYQWLSLLFLMAGVTLVQWPTESEGTEEQKILTAGSQFVGLMSVLMACVSSGFAGVYFEKILKETKQSVWVRNIQLGLFSFVFGFVGMIMYDGQRVRQSGIFQGYNTITCTVVVLQALGGLVIAVVIKYADNILKGFATSLSIIVSALISYFLLDDFNPTGVFFLGTMLVMAATILYSYPHKSASVGTIKIENCPT from the exons ATGGTTTTGTCCCCGTCACACTCGTGGAGGCTGAAGTATGTGTCTCTGGGGGTGCTGGTGTTGCAGACCACCTCGCTGGTGCTCACCATGCGCTACTCCCGCACCCTGAAGGAAGATGGCCCCCGCTACCTGGCCTCCTCCGCTGTGGTGGCGGCGGAGGTGCTCAAGGTCCTCGCCTGCACCCTCTTCGTCTTCAAGGAGAGTA ATTTCAATGTGCAGGCAATGAACcagctgctgaaggaggagaTTGTGAACAAACCCATGGAGACCATGAAGCTGGCCATCCCTGCAGGGATCTACACGCTGCAGAACAATCTGCTCTATGTTGCCTTATCCAACCTGGACGGAGCCACCTATCAG GTCACGTACCAGTTGAAGATCCTGACCACGGCACTATTCTCTGTCTCCATGCTGGGGAAGAGGTTGGGCATCTACCAGTGGCTCTCCCTGCTCTTCCTCATGGCTGGAGTCACTCTAGTGCAG TGGCCCACTGAGTCTGAAGGTACCGAGGAGCAGAAGATCCTGACGGCAGGCTCTCAGTTTGTGGGACTGATGTCTGTGCTGATGGCCTGTGTTTCCAGTGGCTTTGCTGGAGTTTACTTTGAAAAAATCCTGAAGGAGACTAAGCAGAGCGTGTGGGTCCGTAACATACAGCTGG GTTTGTTCAGCTTTGTATTTGGCTTCGTAGGAATGATAATGTACGATGGCCAGAGAGTGAGACAGTCAGGAATATTTCAGGGCTACAACACTATAACCTGCACCGTTGTCGTCTTACAG GCTCTGGGCGGGCTGGTCATAGCCGTGGTCATTAAATATGCAGACAACATCCTCAAAGGATTTGCCACTTCTCTGTCCATCATCGTGTCTGCtcttatttcatatttcctgtTAGACGACTTTAATCCCACTGG TGTATTTTTCTTAGGCACAATGCTGGTAATGGCTGCCACCATTCTGTACAGTTACCCGCACAAATCTGCCAGTGTTGGCACCATCAAGATAGAGAACTGTCCGACCTGA
- the fam78ba gene encoding protein FAM78B produces the protein MCILARYHLLPSSLVLLILLVACTMGCIQSIACKPRIRRENIVVYEVSASIDQCPTIIEENSPIVLRYKTPYFRASAGVVMPPVPRNETWVVGWIQACTQMEFYNTYGDIGMSSWELPELREGRVKAISDSDGVSYPWYGNTTETVTLTGPTSKPSRLTVGMNDNFYPSVTWAVPISNSNTPMLTHITRDQSFITWLVAMNSVTKERIVLQTVRWRMRVDIAVDPDMPLGSRASLMGRSYQEQPHILNYQEPIPPNALGRPNANDAQVLMWRPRRGAPLVVIPPK, from the exons ATGTGCATACTGGCCAGGTACCATTTGCTCCCTTCTTCTCTGGTTTTGCTCATTTTGCTTGTCGCCTGCACTATGGGCTGTATTCAGAGCATTGCATGCAAGCCCCGCATCAGACGGGAGAACATTGTGGTGTACGAGGTGTCAGCCTCTATTGACCAGTGTCCCACCATCATTGAGGAGAACTCACCGATCGTGCTCCGTTACAAGACGCCTTACTTCAGGGCCTCAGCGGGAGTTGTGATGCCACCAGTGCCCCGTAATGAAACCTGGGTTGTGGGCTGGATCCAAGCCTGCACCCAGATGGAGTTCTACAACACCTATGGTGATATTGGAAT GTCCAGCTGGGAGTTACCAGAGCTGCGAGAGGGTCGGGTCAAGGCCATCAGTGACTCAGATGGCGTCAGCTACCCCTGGTACGGCAACACCACCGAGACGGTCACTCTCACCGGCCCCACGTCCAAACCGTCCCGCCTGACTGTCGGCATGAACGACAACTTCTACCCGAGCGTGACCTGGGCAGTCCCCATCAGCAACAGCAACACGCCCATGCTGACCCATATCACCAGGGACCAGAGCTTCATCACATGGCTGGTGGCCATGAACTCTGTCACTAAG GAGCGGATCGTGTTGCAGACGGTGCGGTGGCGGATGCGGGTGGACATAGCTGTGGATCCAGACATGCCTCTGGGCTCTCGGGCTTCATTGATGGGTCGTTCCTATCAGGAGCAACCGCACATCCTCAACTACCAGGAGCCCATTCCTCCCAATGCGTTGGGGAGGCCAAACGCCAATGATGCCCAAGTGCTTATGTGGAGGCCACGGAGAGGGGCCCCACTAGTAGTCATACCGCCAAAATAA
- the cmpk gene encoding UMP-CMP kinase, with the protein MIGRLIGGVSQRLPSLLYRVSLMMRPQVVFVLGGPGAGKGTQCAKIVENYSYTHLSAGDLLRAERAREGSEFGQLIANFIKEGKIVPVEITINLLRKAMEETMQKDAKKFRFLIDGFPRNEDNLQGWNTVMDGKADVKFVLFFDCSNEVCIDRCLERGKSSGRSDDNRESLEKRIQTYLQSTRPIIELYEKHGKVCTVDASRSVDEVFADVKAILDKDD; encoded by the exons ATGATCGGCCGTTTGATCGGTGGTGTGTCTCAGAGGCTGCCGAGCTTGTTGTACCGGGTGTCGCTGATGATGAGGCCGCAGGTTGTGTTCGTGCTGGGCGGGCCTGGCGCCGGCAAAGGGACCCAGTGCGCCAAGATCGTGGAG AACTACAGCTACACACATCTGTCAGCTGGAGACTTGCTGAGagcagagcgagcgagagaaGGGTCAGAGTTTGGACAGCTCATCGCCAACTTCATCAAGGAGGGCAAAATTGTCCCTGTGGAGATCACCATCAACTTACTCAGGAAG GCGATGGAAGAGACGATGCAGAAGGACGCGAAAAAGTTCCGTTTCCTCATCGACGGATTCCCCCGCAACGAGGACAACCTTCAGGGGTGGAACACCGTCATGGACGGCAAAGCTGACGTCAAATTTGTGCTTTTCTTCGACTGCAGCAATGAG GTCTGCATCGACAGATGTCTAGAAAGGGGCAAGAGCAGTGGACGCTCCGATGACAACAGAGAAAGCCTGGAGAAAAG AATCCAAACTTACCTACAGTCTACACGACCAATCATTGAACTGTATGAGAAACACGGCAAGGTGTGCACCGTAGACGCCTCTCGTTCCGTGGATGAG gTGTTTGCTGATGTGAAAGCCATCCTAGACAAAGATGATTGA